A genomic region of Lysinibacillus sp. 2017 contains the following coding sequences:
- the mazG gene encoding nucleoside triphosphate pyrophosphohydrolase: MNQLTVIGLGAADFEQMQMGVYKKIKAAKNLFVRTEDHPVLNDLREEGVAFTSFDEIYIKHGSFGPVYEEIAERLIALVEKDDIMYAVPGHPLVAEQTVQHLIEADKKGRINLVIEGGQSFLDPIFGALKIDPIEGFQLLDGTSMAMHDINMRQHILIAQVYDSFSASEVKLTLMEKYRDDYPVTIVTAAGSSQEQLRTVPLYELDQAAEINNLTTVYVPPVQTDEDALRDWTTFRGIIATLRGPNGCPWDQKQTHESLKKYLLEEAHEFLAAVDAEDDFAMVEELGDVLLQVFLHAQIGEDNGYFTLEEVLASISEKMIRRHPHVFGDVSVKDADAVVANWEAIKKQEKGTSQHTPLLETEYRPDSALQTSYNYQKKAATVGFDWPNVEDAWDKFAEEWQEFREEITNGSETARLDEFGDVLFTLVNLARFYKISPEEAMLHANEKFARRFHYVEESVKNSGKAFNEFTLDELDVFWNEAKRLEKGE, from the coding sequence TTGAATCAGTTAACAGTCATTGGCCTAGGTGCAGCAGATTTTGAACAAATGCAAATGGGCGTTTATAAAAAAATAAAAGCAGCAAAAAACTTATTTGTTCGTACAGAAGATCATCCCGTATTAAACGATTTACGTGAAGAAGGCGTTGCGTTTACAAGCTTTGATGAAATTTATATTAAGCACGGGTCATTTGGTCCTGTATATGAAGAAATTGCAGAGCGTTTAATTGCACTTGTGGAAAAAGACGATATTATGTATGCCGTTCCAGGTCATCCTTTAGTCGCCGAGCAAACGGTCCAACATTTAATTGAAGCAGACAAAAAAGGACGTATCAACCTTGTGATTGAAGGGGGACAAAGCTTTTTAGACCCGATTTTTGGCGCATTAAAAATCGACCCAATTGAAGGATTTCAGTTGCTAGACGGTACGAGCATGGCAATGCATGATATTAATATGCGTCAGCACATTTTAATTGCACAAGTATATGATTCATTTAGTGCATCTGAAGTGAAACTCACATTGATGGAAAAATACCGTGATGACTACCCAGTAACGATTGTGACAGCAGCAGGTTCATCACAAGAGCAATTACGGACCGTGCCATTATATGAACTAGATCAAGCAGCAGAAATCAATAATTTAACGACCGTGTATGTACCACCTGTTCAAACAGATGAGGATGCATTACGTGATTGGACAACATTCCGCGGAATTATTGCGACGCTGCGTGGTCCAAATGGTTGCCCATGGGATCAAAAGCAAACCCATGAATCGTTAAAAAAATATTTATTAGAAGAAGCCCATGAATTTTTAGCCGCAGTGGATGCTGAGGATGATTTTGCGATGGTAGAAGAGCTAGGGGATGTATTGTTGCAAGTATTCCTTCACGCTCAAATTGGTGAGGATAACGGCTACTTTACATTAGAAGAAGTTCTAGCATCCATTAGTGAAAAAATGATTCGCCGTCACCCACATGTATTTGGCGATGTGTCCGTTAAAGATGCGGATGCAGTCGTTGCAAATTGGGAAGCGATTAAAAAACAAGAAAAAGGTACTTCACAACATACGCCACTATTAGAAACGGAATATCGTCCAGATTCGGCACTGCAAACATCGTATAACTATCAGAAAAAAGCAGCGACAGTTGGTTTTGATTGGCCAAATGTTGAAGATGCATGGGATAAGTTCGCAGAAGAATGGCAGGAATTCCGTGAAGAAATTACGAATGGTTCAGAAACAGCACGTTTAGATGAATTTGGTGATGTCTTATTTACGCTTGTTAACTTAGCGCGCTTTTATAAAATTTCACCAGAAGAAGCCATGCTGCATGCGAATGAAAAATTTGCACGTCGTTTTCATTATGTTGAAGAAAGTGTAAAAAATAGTGGCAAGGCTTTTAATGAATTTACATTAGATGAATTAGATG